Proteins co-encoded in one uncultured Draconibacterium sp. genomic window:
- a CDS encoding TonB-dependent receptor: protein MKTVWRTFLLFLFLMGLLSSRILYAQMPIEQQDTTLLRDKIEEITITAFRSPYNVFNTPAPVNLILPQQLESGDALTPIDALNRVPGILMHHGTFNTNRLTIRGIGSRTPYGTNKIKAYFGEIPLTTGDGETILEDLENSSIQRLEIIKGPSSSLYGAGLAGVLLFHPKTVVKDFVQNESTVASFGTYKNTLSAGVNNDKLNIYALGSLLSSDGYRENNSTKRGNFLINSIYNFSEKSNLQVLAKATKMKGYIPSSLDWETYQNNPQSAAANWAGIKGYEEYTNAQFGASFNRFTLSEGKISAGIFGSFRKLDELRPFNRLEESSDYIGWRAYMQKVVTSDDLRLVMTSGIEMFRETYDWQTFSNDDNYLLSDNNEKRQYENLFVQLESNIKNRVFISTGLNGNITRFKYTDHFPENGDQSGKRNYKPVFSPRFGVNVLLGEEYSIFSNISHGFSTPTFEETLMPEGTINEDIKPESGWSFETGFRAQFTNRFKLSASYYRIYVNNLLVAHRTGEDAYIGVNAGQSLHPGFEAEFTWVTITHNKEALLTIYGSATLANYHFKDFDNLGIDYSGKLLPGTAKEIYSIGGSLVPLKNLSVNMRHHYNGKMPVDDANSSFSDAFGLTNTEIQYKARKGNIKLDLRGGIQNIFDIHYASMLAVNAPSFGGNPPRYYYPGNPRNFYLSILIGFAAKE, encoded by the coding sequence ATGAAAACAGTTTGGCGAACATTTCTATTATTTCTTTTTCTAATGGGATTATTGTCTTCAAGGATTTTATATGCCCAAATGCCAATTGAACAACAAGACACTACTCTATTACGTGATAAAATAGAAGAAATAACCATTACTGCTTTTCGCTCGCCATACAATGTTTTCAACACTCCTGCCCCTGTAAATCTTATTCTTCCGCAGCAACTTGAATCGGGCGATGCCCTTACTCCCATTGATGCCTTAAATCGAGTTCCCGGCATTTTAATGCACCACGGAACATTCAATACCAATCGTTTAACCATTCGGGGAATTGGATCACGCACACCATACGGCACCAATAAAATAAAGGCCTATTTTGGTGAGATTCCGCTTACAACTGGCGACGGCGAAACCATTTTAGAAGATCTTGAAAACAGCTCTATTCAGCGTTTGGAAATTATAAAAGGGCCCTCATCAAGTTTATATGGAGCCGGGTTGGCTGGAGTACTTCTTTTTCACCCCAAAACAGTAGTAAAAGATTTTGTACAAAACGAATCGACAGTTGCTTCGTTTGGTACCTACAAAAATACGTTAAGTGCAGGCGTGAATAATGATAAGTTGAATATTTACGCGCTTGGATCATTATTATCGAGTGATGGTTATCGTGAAAATAATTCCACAAAACGGGGTAATTTTCTAATCAATTCCATTTATAATTTCTCCGAGAAATCGAACCTGCAAGTTCTGGCAAAAGCCACCAAAATGAAAGGTTATATTCCAAGTTCTCTCGATTGGGAAACCTATCAGAATAATCCGCAGAGTGCTGCAGCGAACTGGGCCGGCATTAAGGGATACGAAGAATATACCAATGCGCAGTTTGGTGCATCCTTCAATCGTTTTACGCTTAGTGAAGGCAAAATATCGGCAGGTATTTTTGGAAGCTTTCGTAAACTCGACGAGTTACGCCCTTTTAACCGGCTCGAAGAATCATCTGATTACATTGGTTGGCGAGCCTATATGCAAAAAGTGGTTACAAGCGATGACCTTCGTTTGGTTATGACTTCCGGAATTGAAATGTTTCGCGAAACCTACGACTGGCAAACATTTAGCAATGATGATAACTACTTACTATCAGATAATAACGAGAAAAGACAATACGAAAATCTTTTTGTTCAGCTCGAATCGAATATCAAAAACCGGGTATTTATTTCAACCGGTTTAAACGGAAACATTACCCGCTTTAAATACACCGATCATTTTCCTGAGAATGGCGACCAGTCGGGTAAGCGAAATTATAAACCCGTGTTCTCACCTCGTTTTGGAGTCAACGTTTTGTTAGGCGAAGAATATTCCATATTTAGCAATATTAGTCATGGATTTTCTACACCAACATTTGAAGAAACATTAATGCCGGAAGGCACGATAAATGAAGATATAAAACCGGAATCGGGCTGGAGTTTTGAAACAGGATTCAGGGCACAATTTACCAACCGCTTTAAACTTTCAGCAAGTTATTACCGCATTTATGTAAACAACTTACTGGTTGCGCATCGTACCGGCGAAGATGCATATATTGGTGTAAATGCCGGACAATCGTTGCATCCCGGATTTGAAGCAGAATTCACGTGGGTAACCATAACACACAACAAAGAAGCCCTTTTAACCATTTATGGTAGTGCCACGCTGGCAAACTATCATTTTAAAGATTTTGACAACCTGGGTATCGACTATTCAGGAAAATTGCTTCCCGGTACTGCCAAAGAGATATATAGTATTGGTGGAAGTTTAGTTCCGCTGAAAAACCTATCTGTTAATATGCGGCACCACTATAACGGCAAGATGCCTGTAGATGATGCCAACTCATCGTTTTCAGATGCTTTTGGCCTTACAAATACCGAAATACAATATAAAGCAAGAAAGGGTAATATTAAACTCGATTTGCGCGGCGGCATCCAGAATATTTTTGATATTCATTACGCTTCAATGCTTGCCGTTAATGCACCTTCTTTTGGAGGAAATCCTCCACGTTATTATTATCCGGGAAATCCACGAAATTTCTATCTGAGCATTTTAATCGGTTTTGCGGCAAAAGAATAA
- a CDS encoding OmpA family protein, with translation MLSINRLKNIVLILVCATLWVNAQAQDTKRSDKLFEEARKYYVEDNYKAAIETSNKLLQKDPEYANAYLLLAEIYKDIDSTRLEIKHLTKAVELDDNPLIDFRLGESFYKLGMYSEALSFYEKYKENKNIPEKRQFLLACKIASCRFAINSIENPVAFEPTNLGDEINTPNDEYWPTPSLDGKHLVFTRLMKDGGRPQEDFFMAEIDSFNWDNAVPISEVNTSDNEGAQTLSADAKILFFTACNRADGLGSCDIYFSRLVEGKWTEPQNAGAPLNTSSWEGQPSLSSDNRYLYFSSNRNGGKGQKDIWRIAFNGFSDNGKPEWGKPENMEALNTSGDEISPFIHANNHNFYFASDTHVGMGGLDLFTAEINDNGQVENLQNMGYPINTYQDDMGLTISSIGDVAYFSSARESDNGLDIFSFNLDRGLQPRPVTYIKAKVTNKATAQPIMAEIELVNLNSAVTEPRIEKADEKGQIMLALPVGRNYAFNVSEDGFMFYSHSMRLADENSLTDPFILNIELEPIEVGAEMDLYNIYYETDSFAILAESEPELQKLVDFLKTNNGLKVEIQGHTDSSGNTESNLELSKLRAKSVVDYLVENGISTGRLQSEGYGDTKPVASNETVEGRRLNRRTTIKIIAK, from the coding sequence ATGTTATCGATTAATAGATTAAAAAATATTGTTCTAATACTTGTCTGTGCTACTTTGTGGGTAAATGCGCAGGCGCAGGACACGAAACGTTCAGATAAATTATTTGAAGAGGCCCGAAAGTATTATGTTGAGGATAATTATAAGGCAGCTATCGAAACATCGAATAAACTTTTACAGAAAGATCCGGAATATGCCAATGCCTATCTTTTATTAGCTGAAATATACAAGGACATTGATTCCACTCGCCTGGAAATAAAACATCTGACCAAAGCCGTGGAGTTGGATGACAATCCGTTGATTGATTTCCGATTGGGCGAATCATTTTATAAACTGGGCATGTATTCCGAGGCACTCAGTTTCTACGAAAAATATAAGGAGAACAAGAATATTCCGGAAAAGCGACAATTTCTTTTAGCGTGTAAAATTGCCAGTTGTCGGTTTGCCATAAACAGCATTGAAAATCCGGTAGCTTTTGAACCCACCAATTTGGGCGACGAAATAAATACACCGAACGATGAGTACTGGCCAACACCGTCGCTAGATGGAAAACATTTGGTTTTTACCCGTTTAATGAAAGACGGAGGCCGGCCACAGGAAGATTTTTTTATGGCTGAGATTGATTCGTTTAATTGGGATAATGCTGTGCCAATAAGTGAGGTAAACACCAGCGATAATGAGGGGGCACAAACCTTATCGGCCGATGCAAAAATATTGTTCTTTACGGCTTGTAATCGAGCGGATGGATTGGGAAGTTGCGATATCTATTTTTCTCGTTTAGTTGAAGGAAAATGGACTGAGCCGCAAAATGCAGGTGCTCCGTTAAACACTTCATCGTGGGAAGGGCAACCGTCTCTTTCATCGGATAACAGATACCTTTATTTCTCGAGTAATCGAAATGGCGGAAAAGGACAAAAAGATATCTGGCGAATTGCGTTTAATGGTTTTTCCGACAATGGAAAACCGGAATGGGGTAAACCGGAAAACATGGAGGCACTGAATACTTCAGGTGATGAGATATCGCCGTTTATACATGCCAACAACCATAATTTTTACTTCGCCTCCGATACGCATGTTGGTATGGGCGGACTCGATTTGTTTACAGCCGAAATAAACGACAACGGACAGGTGGAGAATTTGCAAAACATGGGTTATCCAATAAATACCTATCAGGATGATATGGGGTTGACAATCAGTTCGATAGGCGATGTTGCATATTTTTCGTCAGCAAGAGAATCGGATAACGGGCTTGACATTTTTTCTTTTAATCTCGATCGTGGTTTGCAGCCGCGTCCGGTAACTTATATAAAGGCAAAAGTTACCAATAAAGCAACAGCGCAGCCTATTATGGCTGAAATAGAGTTGGTAAACCTAAATTCAGCAGTAACCGAACCTCGCATCGAAAAAGCTGATGAAAAAGGACAGATTATGCTGGCTCTGCCTGTTGGGCGTAATTATGCATTTAATGTTTCGGAAGATGGATTTATGTTCTACTCTCATTCAATGCGTCTTGCCGATGAAAACTCTTTGACTGATCCGTTTATTCTTAACATTGAATTGGAACCAATAGAGGTTGGCGCAGAAATGGATTTGTACAACATTTATTATGAAACCGATTCGTTTGCCATTCTTGCCGAATCGGAACCGGAACTTCAGAAGCTGGTCGATTTTCTTAAGACTAACAACGGGTTGAAAGTGGAAATTCAGGGACATACCGATAGCTCGGGTAACACGGAAAGTAACCTTGAACTTTCAAAATTAAGAGCAAAATCTGTGGTGGATTACCTGGTTGAAAATGGTATTTCAACCGGTCGTTTACAATCAGAAGGTTATGGCGATACAAAACCCGTAGCAAGCAATGAAACAGTTGAAGGTCGTAGACTAAATCGTAGAACGACCATTAAAATTATTGCAAAATAG
- a CDS encoding PaaI family thioesterase: protein MKKIKNPWKDPKNIGEYNCFACSPYNSAGLQLEFWEDGDEIITKWKPERSYEGWIGVLHGGIQATLLDEIGGWVVMLKLKTAGVTSDMQVSYLKPVKVSKGEVTIKGKLESHEGRTAKISASLYDGAGEECAKAVLSYFVFPEKIAKARYQYPGSEAFYD from the coding sequence ATGAAAAAAATCAAAAATCCCTGGAAAGATCCAAAAAACATAGGTGAATACAATTGTTTCGCCTGTTCGCCATACAACAGTGCGGGCCTGCAGCTCGAGTTCTGGGAAGATGGTGACGAGATTATCACTAAATGGAAACCAGAGCGTAGTTACGAAGGCTGGATTGGTGTTTTGCACGGTGGAATTCAGGCTACTTTACTCGACGAGATTGGTGGTTGGGTTGTAATGTTAAAACTAAAAACGGCCGGTGTAACCAGCGATATGCAGGTGAGTTACTTAAAACCGGTAAAAGTTTCAAAAGGCGAAGTTACCATAAAAGGAAAACTGGAATCGCACGAGGGGCGGACTGCAAAAATAAGCGCGTCACTATACGACGGAGCAGGCGAAGAATGTGCAAAAGCAGTGCTTTCGTACTTTGTTTTTCCCGAGAAAATAGCCAAAGCCCGATACCAATACCCCGGTTCTGAGGCATTTTACGACTAG
- a CDS encoding prohibitin family protein, whose product MKFNFKSSYLVLGAVVLIVLLLFGGRMFKILKPGEKAVIFKPYTTGLDKENIFGEGFHIIAPWNELEIYNVREQQRDETMDVLDKNGLSVNVDVTVRFNPSYSKIGFLHEQFGVNFINVLVIPEVRSSVRQVAGRYTAEEIYSTKRAEVEQTIITETKKVLSENFIDMRALLIRSINLPAQIKGAIENKLQQEQEALAYEFRLKREESEAERRRIEAEGIANYNRIINASLTDKILKQRGIEATTSLAESPNSKVVVIGSGKDGLPLILGNN is encoded by the coding sequence ATGAAATTCAATTTTAAATCATCTTATCTGGTATTGGGTGCCGTTGTGTTAATTGTATTGCTGCTTTTTGGTGGCCGCATGTTTAAAATATTAAAACCCGGTGAAAAGGCGGTAATTTTTAAACCTTACACCACTGGTTTGGATAAAGAAAATATTTTTGGAGAGGGATTCCATATTATTGCTCCATGGAACGAGTTAGAGATTTACAATGTTAGGGAACAGCAGCGCGACGAAACAATGGATGTTCTGGATAAAAACGGACTTTCGGTAAATGTTGATGTTACTGTACGTTTTAATCCTTCGTATAGTAAAATTGGATTTTTGCACGAACAATTTGGGGTTAACTTTATAAATGTGCTGGTTATTCCAGAAGTTCGATCTTCAGTTCGTCAGGTTGCAGGGCGTTACACTGCCGAAGAAATTTACTCAACAAAAAGAGCAGAAGTGGAGCAGACTATAATTACAGAAACTAAAAAAGTTTTAAGCGAAAATTTTATAGACATGCGGGCTTTATTGATTCGTTCGATTAATTTACCTGCTCAGATTAAAGGAGCAATCGAAAATAAGTTACAGCAGGAACAGGAAGCATTAGCATACGAATTCCGCTTAAAACGTGAAGAGTCGGAAGCTGAACGACGCAGAATTGAAGCAGAAGGTATTGCAAACTACAACCGAATTATCAATGCCAGTTTAACGGATAAAATCCTAAAACAACGTGGTATTGAAGCTACAACATCGCTGGCTGAGTCGCCAAATTCGAAAGTTGTTGTAATTGGAAGCGGAAAAGACGGACTGCCTTTAATCTTAGGTAATAATTAG
- a CDS encoding gamma-glutamyl-gamma-aminobutyrate hydrolase family protein (Members of this family of hydrolases with an active site Cys residue belong to MEROPS family C26.), translating into MKKLFLLFIAFLLVSSSFAQHFFDTDFNTRKKYIILCDPTVHRIKTIQYLTNANLLSVKKNKVKFVGVYYKGQKYDFSETQKYIEENHLDNFFLHEIDGELTKENIYTENDITDELRKVFSNSIGVIFFGGPDIQPELYCEDNSLSVVTDPGRHLYECSFIFHLLGGSQNESFQPFLTERPDYTVTGFCLGMQTMNVGTGGTLIQDIPAEIYNTNTPEETVGIGRANLHRNYWQLIEEDPLFMGINLHTIQFTDNTFWGKDVRVAKNSTPRIYSSHHQAVENLGKGLSVTCLSPDGKIIEGIKHNTYPHVFAVQFHPEVSALYEDLGLKIFLPKDEPKSYHDILSKSDIRFHESYWNYISESFKKTKKPKRH; encoded by the coding sequence ATGAAGAAACTGTTTTTACTATTTATTGCTTTTCTGCTGGTTAGCAGCTCGTTTGCGCAACATTTTTTCGACACCGATTTTAATACCCGCAAGAAATACATAATCCTCTGCGACCCTACTGTGCATCGCATTAAAACCATTCAGTATCTTACAAACGCTAACTTACTTTCAGTTAAAAAAAATAAGGTAAAGTTTGTTGGAGTATATTATAAAGGGCAGAAATACGATTTTAGTGAAACACAAAAATACATCGAGGAGAATCATTTGGACAACTTCTTTCTGCACGAAATCGATGGGGAACTGACGAAAGAAAATATTTATACCGAGAACGATATAACGGACGAATTGCGAAAAGTTTTTTCTAACTCAATCGGAGTGATCTTTTTTGGTGGCCCGGATATTCAGCCGGAGCTTTACTGCGAGGACAATTCATTATCGGTTGTTACTGATCCGGGACGACACCTCTACGAATGTTCGTTTATTTTCCACCTGCTTGGTGGTTCTCAGAATGAATCGTTTCAGCCATTCTTAACAGAACGACCCGATTACACAGTAACAGGTTTTTGCCTGGGTATGCAAACCATGAATGTGGGAACAGGCGGCACACTCATTCAGGATATTCCTGCTGAAATATACAATACAAACACGCCCGAAGAAACAGTTGGTATTGGAAGAGCCAATTTGCACCGAAACTACTGGCAGTTAATCGAAGAGGATCCTCTTTTTATGGGAATTAATCTGCATACAATTCAGTTCACAGATAATACTTTTTGGGGTAAAGATGTACGTGTGGCCAAAAATTCAACACCGCGTATTTACAGCAGCCACCATCAGGCAGTTGAGAATCTGGGCAAAGGACTTTCGGTAACCTGTCTCTCGCCCGACGGTAAAATCATTGAGGGAATTAAACACAATACTTACCCACATGTTTTTGCTGTACAGTTTCATCCTGAAGTTTCGGCTTTGTACGAAGACCTGGGATTAAAAATTTTTCTTCCAAAGGACGAGCCCAAAAGCTACCATGATATTTTGAGTAAATCTGATATCCGTTTTCACGAAAGCTACTGGAATTATATTTCTGAATCTTTCAAAAAAACAAAGAAACCGAAAAGGCATTAA
- the ovoA gene encoding 5-histidylcysteine sulfoxide synthase — protein MNNFVAHTTDLINGEAGQKKAEIRDYFLKTYALDEKLYEHLKNDKAFYRRADPLRHPLIFYYGHTAVFYINKLVLAKIVDHRINSHFESIFAIGVDEMSWDDLNESNYDWPTVQEVFEYRQKVKEVVLDVIDSTPLTLPVNWKNPFWIIMMGIEHERIHIETSSVLIRQLPLEFLNQNVFDLPCKESGNAPENRMIEVEGGEVIIGKPYDHRFYGWDVEYGEHKLEVESFKASEYLISNGEFLEFVEADGYKTEEHWTEEGWSWCQFQKAEFPLFWRKTDDKYYLRLFDQEIEMPWNWPVELNYLEAKAFANWKTKQTGKTYRLPTEAEWYLLAQQNGISDDNFETVQANIGLEKFVSPCPVNQFKHGDFYDIIGNVWQWTETPVTGYPGFKVHLLYDDFSTPTFDGKHNMIKGGSWISTGNEATWHARYAFRRHFYQHAGFRLVESENPLIIRNDSYETDTEVAQFCEFNYGEPVLGFGNFPRQIAEICKQYASDQNSLKLLDLNCDTGRTAFELSDSFKQVTGIDFSARFIRMAIQLQEQGFIRYITKDEGELVHYNDVQLTELGLNSRENLQFMQADANNLKPIYTGFDVILAINLLEELYNPKRFLATIHERLNAGGIFILGSSYDWEKNKIKRENWPGAFKQDGEPVTSFEGIKALLQENFELLQEPVNLSAAKRITSRKAQVSVVEVSAWRKQH, from the coding sequence ATGAACAATTTTGTAGCCCATACAACCGATTTGATCAACGGAGAAGCTGGACAAAAAAAGGCCGAAATCCGCGATTACTTTCTGAAAACATATGCACTCGACGAAAAGCTATATGAGCACTTAAAAAACGATAAGGCATTTTATCGCAGGGCCGATCCTTTGCGTCATCCGCTAATCTTTTATTACGGACACACCGCCGTGTTTTACATCAATAAACTGGTACTGGCAAAAATTGTGGATCATCGTATAAATTCTCATTTCGAGTCAATATTTGCAATTGGAGTTGACGAGATGAGTTGGGATGACCTGAACGAATCGAATTATGATTGGCCTACTGTGCAGGAGGTGTTTGAATACCGCCAGAAAGTGAAAGAAGTGGTGTTGGATGTAATCGACTCAACTCCGCTGACTTTACCTGTTAACTGGAAGAATCCGTTTTGGATTATTATGATGGGAATTGAGCATGAGCGCATTCACATTGAAACTTCATCGGTATTGATTCGACAGTTACCGCTGGAATTTTTAAATCAGAATGTCTTCGACTTGCCGTGTAAAGAATCAGGTAATGCACCTGAGAACCGCATGATAGAAGTTGAAGGGGGAGAAGTAATTATTGGAAAACCTTATGATCATCGTTTTTACGGTTGGGATGTTGAATACGGCGAGCACAAGCTAGAGGTAGAAAGTTTTAAGGCATCGGAATATTTGATTTCGAATGGCGAATTCCTTGAGTTTGTTGAGGCTGATGGCTATAAAACAGAAGAGCACTGGACAGAAGAAGGCTGGAGTTGGTGCCAGTTTCAAAAGGCAGAATTTCCATTGTTTTGGCGAAAAACCGATGATAAATACTACTTGCGGCTTTTTGATCAGGAAATTGAAATGCCATGGAACTGGCCGGTAGAATTGAATTACCTGGAAGCGAAAGCATTTGCCAACTGGAAAACAAAACAAACGGGAAAAACTTACCGCTTGCCAACAGAAGCAGAGTGGTATCTTTTAGCGCAACAAAATGGCATTAGCGACGATAATTTTGAAACGGTGCAGGCAAATATTGGACTGGAAAAGTTTGTGTCGCCATGCCCTGTAAATCAATTTAAACACGGCGATTTTTACGATATTATCGGAAATGTTTGGCAATGGACAGAAACGCCGGTTACCGGTTATCCCGGATTTAAAGTGCATCTCTTGTACGACGATTTTTCAACGCCAACTTTCGATGGAAAGCATAACATGATTAAGGGAGGTTCGTGGATTTCAACCGGAAACGAAGCTACCTGGCATGCTCGTTATGCGTTTCGGCGACATTTTTATCAGCATGCAGGATTTCGTTTGGTAGAGTCGGAAAATCCACTGATTATCCGCAACGATTCGTACGAAACCGATACGGAAGTGGCACAATTCTGCGAATTTAATTATGGAGAGCCGGTTTTGGGATTTGGTAATTTCCCCAGGCAGATTGCAGAAATTTGTAAGCAATATGCATCTGATCAAAATTCCTTGAAACTACTTGATTTAAATTGCGATACCGGGCGAACAGCTTTCGAATTATCGGATTCCTTTAAACAGGTTACCGGGATTGATTTCTCGGCACGTTTTATCCGAATGGCCATTCAACTGCAGGAGCAGGGTTTTATTCGCTACATCACAAAAGATGAAGGGGAACTGGTGCATTATAACGATGTACAATTAACGGAGCTTGGACTAAATTCAAGAGAGAACCTACAATTTATGCAGGCTGATGCCAACAACCTGAAACCAATTTACACTGGTTTTGATGTTATTTTGGCCATAAACTTACTGGAAGAGCTGTACAATCCAAAGCGATTTTTGGCAACTATTCACGAGCGTTTAAATGCCGGAGGAATTTTTATTCTCGGTTCTTCTTACGATTGGGAAAAGAACAAAATAAAACGGGAAAACTGGCCGGGAGCGTTTAAGCAGGATGGTGAGCCGGTTACATCATTCGAAGGTATAAAAGCTTTGTTACAGGAAAATTTTGAATTGTTACAAGAGCCTGTAAATCTATCAGCTGCTAAACGTATTACTTCGCGCAAGGCACAGGTTTCGGTGGTTGAAGTTTCTGCCTGGAGAAAGCAACATTAA
- a CDS encoding GNAT family N-acetyltransferase, translating into MKLITVDASQFEAFRNNLVDLYINTFASGKSFQYHSAEETAAYFHGIFDVGYGIFAMEENELAGAILLTPLSFDKLLPEDIAKNFDVERSVYVAEMMVEKSKQGQGIGKKLLNIFLEDADRSRFDHAFIRVWVENQMAVGLYKKMGFEVCATMVQSKLLADKSGTFDFEKIYLHQRLN; encoded by the coding sequence ATGAAATTAATAACTGTTGATGCAAGCCAATTTGAGGCGTTCAGGAATAATTTAGTGGATTTATACATCAACACATTTGCTTCGGGGAAAAGCTTTCAATACCATAGTGCAGAAGAAACAGCAGCTTACTTTCATGGAATTTTTGATGTGGGATATGGGATTTTTGCCATGGAAGAAAATGAGCTGGCTGGCGCAATTCTGTTAACGCCCTTAAGTTTCGATAAATTACTGCCGGAAGATATCGCTAAAAATTTTGATGTGGAACGATCGGTTTATGTAGCAGAAATGATGGTCGAAAAATCAAAACAAGGACAAGGAATTGGTAAAAAGCTACTCAACATTTTTCTTGAAGACGCAGACCGAAGCCGATTTGATCATGCTTTTATACGGGTTTGGGTTGAGAACCAAATGGCAGTTGGTTTGTACAAAAAAATGGGATTCGAGGTTTGTGCCACAATGGTTCAATCCAAATTGCTGGCCGATAAAAGTGGAACTTTTGATTTTGAAAAGATCTATCTGCATCAAAGACTCAACTGA
- a CDS encoding helix-turn-helix transcriptional regulator, with the protein MQQPELGKLIAEKRKAKGLTQDELVEKCKLNVRTLQRIEAGEVMPRSFTLKVIAKELDLNFYERGVYACLKDWIGAGIKVINLKSTLMKKVSILSATTLIVLLGAFMFNFISGERSEAVLRKYIEQHNRNTISWFNSGKVEKIMAAYASDACFYRNGHPAYCCKEDISTIMQRAINTHSFKLTEIQLLSLKVTNDLAIEKSLVSSELSSGEIVKTINIQEWQRIDGDWLIVNDIDVLVTETVDSNE; encoded by the coding sequence ATGCAACAACCGGAACTGGGAAAATTAATTGCCGAAAAAAGAAAGGCAAAAGGGCTTACACAGGACGAGCTGGTGGAAAAATGCAAACTTAATGTTCGTACCCTGCAACGCATAGAAGCAGGAGAGGTAATGCCACGGAGTTTTACACTAAAGGTGATTGCAAAGGAACTGGATTTAAACTTTTATGAACGAGGTGTTTATGCTTGTCTGAAAGATTGGATAGGTGCCGGTATAAAAGTAATTAACTTAAAAAGTACCCTTATGAAAAAAGTAAGTATTTTGTCTGCAACAACACTAATAGTACTGCTCGGTGCATTCATGTTTAATTTTATATCGGGCGAGAGAAGCGAAGCAGTTCTTCGAAAGTATATTGAGCAACATAATAGAAACACAATAAGCTGGTTCAATTCAGGCAAAGTTGAAAAGATTATGGCAGCTTATGCAAGCGATGCGTGTTTTTACCGTAATGGGCACCCTGCCTACTGTTGTAAGGAAGATATTTCAACTATAATGCAACGGGCAATTAACACCCATTCCTTTAAATTAACTGAGATTCAACTTTTGTCGTTAAAAGTTACTAATGATCTGGCAATTGAAAAAAGCCTTGTTTCTTCTGAATTATCATCCGGAGAGATAGTAAAAACTATAAATATTCAGGAATGGCAAAGAATTGATGGTGATTGGTTAATTGTGAATGACATTGACGTTTTAGTTACCGAGACTGTTGACAGCAATGAGTAA